A window of Aurantibacillus circumpalustris genomic DNA:
TGGTTTAATTAAAATCACAATACCATTGTCCTTATCTGTCTTACCAACACCCCATTCATTACCCACTTTAAAGGCATATTCAGATGGTTCGTAACCATTTAGATCATCAACAATAACAATAACAATTTGATTAGAAGTCTCATTGCTAAAAGCCTCTAGTTTTGCTTCCAACTGCGCAGCCTCTGTCGTATTTAAAAAATTGGGAGCCTCTTTTGAAAAATTATTATATAAACGAGGAGGATTGGGACGTTCTACAACTTGAGCACCTAAAAGAGATACAATAAAAAATAAAAAGATGCTTAAGTTTTTTTTCATCATTAAAAGGAAATTTCATTACTCAGTTCGTTTTTATCATCGCTTTGCAGAGGGAAAAACTTACCAAGTTGCTCACCACATTCAATAATACAACCAGCCAATCCTTCAGCCTTTTTATTCGCCTTAAACTGCTGAATTAATTTTTCAACTAAAAGTTGCCAATATTCAGCACCTAATTTTTTATGTATGCCTTCATCGCCTATAATAGCAACCTTTCGGCTTAGTGTAGCCACATAAATCAAAACACCATTTTTCTCTTTGGTGTTATGCATACCCAAGCGCTTAAATACTTTTTGAGCAGCTTTTATTTCACTGCCAATGCAGAAGTTTTCTAAATGCAGGCGAATTTCACCTGAAGTATGCAACTCTGCTTTGGCAATTGAGTTTACCAGCAATTCTTGCTCTTGCAGACTGAAAAAATTTCTGGCAGTTGGCATTTTAATTTAATTATTTAGTTTCAGAAAAATCTACTTTTGGTGCATTTTCAGAACCAGCGCTTTCTTTAAATGATTCTTTCTTAGCAAATGTTTCTTTATTTAAAAACATGCTATTGATAAATCCGCGAATGTGAGAATTATATTCTTTTACCGCTTCATTGTAATTCTGACGGGCAACTGAAATTCTATTTTCTGTCCCTTCTAATTGCGACTGAAGGTCACTGAAATTAGCTGTAGAACGAATTTGAGGATATGCTTCAAATGCTAAGTTAATCGCTGTATTAATTTTTTTACCCATAATTTCCATCTCTTCAGGAGTCTTTGCATTTACAATACCTGCGCGGGCTTGCGTCACTTGAGTCAAAATTCCACGTTCATTTTCTGCAGCACCTTTTACGGTTGCAACTAATTGAGGAATAAGATCAGCTCTTCGCTGGTAAGTCGCTCCTACATTTCCCCATTTTTCATCCACATTCTCTTGATACTTTATTGCAGTATTATAAGAACCGCGGTACATCATAAAAACAACCAATACAAATAAGAGTATGCCTCCTATAATTAATCCACTTTTTTTCATTTTTTTAAAATTTTATACTGTAAAAGTAATATTTAAATGCGACCTTAATAATGGTATTAACAATAATTCTATGTTTAATGACCAGTGGTAAAATTACTGGATAAACACATTAGGTGTTCGTGAAATTTAATATTTTTAATACTGATGTTATGAAATTTAAAAGCTGTTGTAGCGTTGCCCTACAAGTACAAAATTTCAAATCATTTATTATACCATATTAAATAATTTTATTGAGAAAATAACAATGAAAAAATATCTTGATGCGGAAGATATACAACTTGTTCTAAGTGGTAAAAACTACTTTGAAGTTCTTGAGAATATTATTAATCAAAGCGAAAAAACGCTTCACCTCCAAACCTATATTTTTGAAACAGATGAAACCGGACTTAAAATCATTGACTGTTTAAAAAATGCAGCCAAAAGAAACGTAGAAGTATATGTGCTTTCTGATGCTTACGGATCCTTTGCTTTCGATTCAGACGTTGAACAACATTTGCGTAAATCAGGTATCCATTTTCGTTTATACTCCCCTCTATTCTCTTCTGAAAGTGGTTTTTTTGGCAGACGTTTGCATCATAAAATTGTGGTTGCTGACAAGCGTACCGCTCTTGTAGGAGGAATCAATATTGCAAATAAATATCTTTTATCAGGTCAGGAGGAAGCCTGGCTTGACTATTCCGTGCTCGTGAAAGGAGAAGTTTGCGAATACTTACATCTTCTTTGCGAAGCTACTTATGCCAGAAAAAGAAAACGAGTCCTAATTTCCTGGGAAAACAAAATGCAATCCAATAACTTAAGAAATTCAAAATTAATCCGATTCAGACGCAACGATTTTATAAAGCGCAAAAATGAGGTGCATCAAGGGTATGTCGAAAACATTCGTAATGCAAAAACATCTATCATAATTGTTGCTAGTTATTTTTTACCCGGCAATAATTTTCGAAGATTATTAAGACGAGCGGCGGCTCGCGGCGTTAAAATAAAAATAATTCTTGCCGGCAAATCGGATGTTGATTCTGTAAAACTAGCACAACATTATTTATATGAATTTTATTTGAAACATGGTATCGAAATTTTTGAATGGCAGAATTCGATCTTACATGGAAAAGCAATGATGGTAGACAACTCATGGGTTACAATTGGTTCATACAACCTTAATTTTTTGAGTCATTACATCAGTATAGAATTAAATGCCGAAATTCAGGATCGAAATTTTACATCCGTTTTTTCATCGCACATAGAAAATATACTTCGAAAAGACTGCGCACACATTCAACTAGATAAATTCTTAAAAAAATTAAATTACTTTAACCGAATAAAAATTAAACTTGCCTATATATTACACAGAAGTATTATGAACATTGTTATGTTTGGCAAAAACAAAAAATAGAAAAAACAC
This region includes:
- a CDS encoding TPM domain-containing protein, coding for MPTARNFFSLQEQELLVNSIAKAELHTSGEIRLHLENFCIGSEIKAAQKVFKRLGMHNTKEKNGVLIYVATLSRKVAIIGDEGIHKKLGAEYWQLLVEKLIQQFKANKKAEGLAGCIIECGEQLGKFFPLQSDDKNELSNEISF
- a CDS encoding LemA family protein produces the protein MKKSGLIIGGILLFVLVVFMMYRGSYNTAIKYQENVDEKWGNVGATYQRRADLIPQLVATVKGAAENERGILTQVTQARAGIVNAKTPEEMEIMGKKINTAINLAFEAYPQIRSTANFSDLQSQLEGTENRISVARQNYNEAVKEYNSHIRGFINSMFLNKETFAKKESFKESAGSENAPKVDFSETK
- a CDS encoding phospholipase D-like domain-containing protein; the protein is MKKYLDAEDIQLVLSGKNYFEVLENIINQSEKTLHLQTYIFETDETGLKIIDCLKNAAKRNVEVYVLSDAYGSFAFDSDVEQHLRKSGIHFRLYSPLFSSESGFFGRRLHHKIVVADKRTALVGGINIANKYLLSGQEEAWLDYSVLVKGEVCEYLHLLCEATYARKRKRVLISWENKMQSNNLRNSKLIRFRRNDFIKRKNEVHQGYVENIRNAKTSIIIVASYFLPGNNFRRLLRRAAARGVKIKIILAGKSDVDSVKLAQHYLYEFYLKHGIEIFEWQNSILHGKAMMVDNSWVTIGSYNLNFLSHYISIELNAEIQDRNFTSVFSSHIENILRKDCAHIQLDKFLKKLNYFNRIKIKLAYILHRSIMNIVMFGKNKK